One genomic window of Mycobacteriales bacterium includes the following:
- a CDS encoding right-handed parallel beta-helix repeat-containing protein: MRRPSRRAVAVVAMFLAGSGVAVAAGVIRPGVPAPPESGVPGSPASVAQWPLPPDVGPIDLAAQENSRAAQLANLAALQLARAQAIGATPAAYLQPGAPIPTVVLAPRRAPYGLASLQRLARGAVAVEGRGVYLVRANVLVQSGATLRLASGRDPLTVRLLSGSDGFVSVMSFGGRIELAGSKQAPVTVESWDPQAKTVDGRIADGRAYVRAVGGSLSVNDGRFVSLGFSAGPTSGVVASRATSPKLAGLLPDVDVRDSEFVGGVDGLLVTGASRLAVTGSTFGHNLLSGLELHQPPLDSVVSRDSAQQNGLDGFSVRGGSGSIALDSDTATANRRYGFTVDGRSLAGTVVAGAQLTAASAIGNEVAGVDLNEVVDSSVRSSTVADGPIGVIVSGAAEHVAIDANTMSGLTQRAVYVRDGADGVNVADNQIRKTATAVLVRDSSVTVSGNDVAISVYGDRLRHAVSYTGSVGDSAVFGNSFSGAGWSAVATSGVQMGTVAVRDDDLATWRRMQGAPTHGQPVLTWPTVARVIMIFLFGLLAVGRYRPGSPKLPLQRTGEPSPVGDVTKSRVASRR; this comes from the coding sequence ATGCGCCGCCCGAGCCGACGCGCGGTCGCGGTGGTCGCGATGTTCCTCGCCGGGTCCGGCGTCGCGGTGGCTGCCGGAGTCATCAGGCCGGGCGTGCCTGCCCCGCCCGAGTCAGGGGTGCCCGGCTCGCCGGCGTCCGTCGCGCAGTGGCCGCTGCCGCCGGACGTCGGCCCGATCGACCTCGCGGCGCAGGAGAACTCGCGGGCGGCGCAGCTCGCGAACCTGGCTGCGCTCCAACTCGCGCGCGCACAGGCGATCGGCGCCACCCCGGCGGCGTACCTGCAACCAGGCGCACCGATTCCCACGGTCGTTCTCGCGCCACGTCGTGCGCCGTACGGCCTGGCGTCCCTTCAGCGGCTGGCGCGCGGGGCGGTCGCGGTTGAGGGCCGCGGCGTCTACCTGGTGCGTGCCAACGTGCTGGTGCAGTCGGGCGCGACGCTGCGGCTGGCGTCGGGACGCGATCCGCTGACGGTCCGGCTGCTGTCCGGCTCCGACGGGTTCGTCAGCGTGATGTCGTTCGGCGGCCGGATCGAGCTGGCCGGGTCGAAACAGGCGCCGGTCACGGTCGAGTCGTGGGATCCACAGGCGAAGACGGTCGACGGCCGGATCGCCGACGGACGCGCCTACGTGCGCGCCGTCGGCGGGTCCCTGTCGGTCAATGACGGACGCTTCGTCTCACTCGGCTTCTCGGCAGGCCCGACGAGTGGCGTGGTCGCCAGTCGCGCCACCTCGCCCAAGCTTGCCGGCCTGCTTCCCGACGTCGACGTGCGCGACTCGGAGTTCGTCGGAGGCGTCGACGGGCTGCTCGTCACGGGAGCGAGCCGGCTCGCGGTGACGGGGTCGACGTTCGGCCACAACCTGCTGTCGGGGCTCGAGCTGCATCAGCCGCCCCTCGACTCGGTGGTGTCGCGGGACTCGGCGCAGCAGAACGGGCTGGACGGGTTCAGCGTCCGCGGGGGATCCGGCAGCATCGCTTTGGACTCGGACACCGCGACCGCCAATCGGCGATACGGATTCACCGTGGACGGTCGGTCGCTTGCCGGCACCGTGGTTGCCGGCGCGCAGCTCACCGCGGCCTCTGCGATCGGCAACGAGGTCGCGGGCGTCGACCTCAACGAGGTCGTCGACTCGTCGGTGCGGTCGAGCACGGTTGCCGATGGTCCGATCGGTGTCATCGTCAGCGGCGCGGCTGAGCACGTCGCGATCGACGCGAACACCATGTCCGGCCTCACGCAACGCGCGGTCTACGTCCGCGACGGTGCCGACGGCGTGAACGTTGCCGACAACCAGATCCGCAAGACCGCAACCGCCGTCCTGGTCCGTGACAGCAGCGTGACCGTGTCGGGCAACGACGTCGCGATCTCGGTGTACGGCGACCGGCTGCGCCACGCCGTCAGCTACACCGGATCGGTCGGCGACAGCGCGGTGTTCGGCAACTCGTTCTCCGGAGCCGGCTGGTCGGCAGTGGCGACGTCCGGTGTCCAGATGGGAACGGTTGCGGTGCGCGACGACGACCTCGCCACGTGGCGTCGGATGCAGGGCGCGCCCACCCACGGCCAACCTGTCCTGACCTGGCCGACCGTCGCGCGCGTGATCATGATCTTCCTGTTCGGTCTGCTGGCCGTGGGCCGCTACCGGCCGGGATCGCCGAAGCTCCCGCTCCAGCGCACGGGTGAGCCGTCACCGGTGGGCGACGTCACGAAGTCACGCGTCGCGTCACGACGATGA
- a CDS encoding right-handed parallel beta-helix repeat-containing protein, translating into MSVLRWIAGAAVVLAAVAVGVLVVATGGAPRHPAPDRGFPTTTTAAAPPRVSPPAGLPPLRCPHPTVVVHDGGQLQASLSAAAPGAVIRMAPGVYRGGFDATGSGTHRRPIWLCGGPRAIIDVLGAGPTTSSAAGTYGLHLDGARWWRLVGFAVRNAAKGVVLDGSDHDVLYRITVYDIGDEAIHLRRFSSWDVVEGCVVRDTGLLDPTYGEGVYVGTAHSNWASDTDGRADASDRDSVRWCDIARTTAESVDIKEGTADGVVADNRFDGTGMAASAATSWVNVKGSDYLIEDNAGAVSPEDGFSAHQVAAGTGTGNEFVDNRVMGAVPGYGVFVDAPETVVACSTGGAGAKGLSNQPCVEAPPSR; encoded by the coding sequence ATGAGCGTGCTGCGCTGGATTGCGGGCGCGGCGGTCGTCCTCGCGGCGGTGGCGGTTGGGGTGTTGGTCGTGGCGACCGGCGGTGCCCCCCGACACCCCGCGCCGGATAGAGGTTTTCCGACGACGACGACGGCGGCGGCGCCGCCGCGGGTCTCGCCGCCAGCCGGGCTGCCGCCGCTGCGCTGCCCCCATCCGACCGTCGTCGTGCACGACGGTGGTCAGCTGCAGGCCTCACTGTCGGCTGCCGCGCCGGGCGCGGTGATCCGGATGGCGCCAGGCGTCTACCGCGGCGGTTTCGACGCGACCGGATCGGGGACACACCGCCGGCCGATCTGGCTGTGCGGCGGGCCGCGCGCGATCATCGACGTCCTCGGAGCGGGTCCGACCACCTCGTCGGCGGCGGGCACTTACGGGCTTCACCTCGACGGGGCCCGGTGGTGGCGGCTGGTCGGCTTCGCCGTCCGCAACGCGGCAAAGGGCGTCGTACTCGACGGCAGCGATCACGACGTGCTCTACCGGATCACCGTGTACGACATCGGCGACGAGGCGATTCACCTGCGGCGGTTCTCCTCGTGGGACGTAGTCGAAGGCTGCGTCGTTCGGGATACCGGACTGCTGGATCCGACGTACGGCGAAGGTGTCTATGTCGGAACCGCGCACAGCAACTGGGCCTCCGACACGGACGGCAGGGCCGACGCCTCCGACCGCGACTCGGTGCGTTGGTGCGACATCGCGCGGACCACCGCGGAGTCGGTGGACATCAAGGAGGGAACCGCGGACGGGGTCGTCGCGGACAACCGGTTCGACGGCACCGGCATGGCCGCCTCCGCCGCGACATCGTGGGTCAACGTGAAGGGCTCGGACTATTTGATCGAGGACAACGCCGGAGCGGTGAGTCCTGAGGACGGGTTCAGCGCTCATCAGGTCGCGGCCGGGACCGGCACCGGGAACGAGTTCGTCGACAACCGGGTCATGGGCGCAGTGCCGGGATACGGCGTCTTCGTCGATGCGCCCGAAACCGTCGTGGCTTGCTCGACCGGAGGAGCGGGCGCGAAGGGGCTGTCCAACCAGCCGTGCGTCGAGGCGCCACCCTCCCGTTGA
- a CDS encoding glycosyltransferase, with translation MHIAPLHLLLGSAAWHRYLPFAVAGLLVWGIWIYRVVSSTFMKPVVNEFRTTTSVVVPTFREDPAVIERCLASWLEQRPTELIVVPDVADTEVIEVLERAAAQHPELQVLPFRHAGKRSALGHGMRAATGEILVLCDADTSWLPGLLDAIQMPFADPAVGGVGSQQNVFERTGSIWRRVADWLMNLRYYNYVPAMARKGAVSCLSGRTVAYRTSVVKPVIKDMENEDFLGRRCISGDDGRLTWLVLSQGYRCTHQPSARAESVFPDDLRTFLKQRVRWSRNSYRTYLTAIYNGWLWSTPLVTRVTVAQIMLTPITISLTIYFLFAYRLDFSHPTTQAVVGSIASLLVARGIRGSSHLIRHPGEILLLPLVTVVAIVIALPVKGYAMLTMNRQGWLTRGGTAPTIRPATAV, from the coding sequence ATGCATATCGCTCCGCTTCATCTGCTCCTCGGCTCCGCCGCCTGGCACCGCTATCTCCCATTCGCGGTCGCCGGCCTGCTCGTGTGGGGCATCTGGATCTACCGCGTCGTGTCCTCGACGTTCATGAAGCCGGTCGTCAACGAGTTCCGTACGACGACGTCAGTCGTCGTACCGACCTTCCGCGAGGATCCAGCGGTCATCGAACGCTGTCTCGCCAGCTGGCTCGAACAACGGCCGACCGAGCTGATCGTCGTCCCGGACGTCGCCGACACGGAGGTCATCGAGGTGCTGGAACGCGCAGCAGCACAGCATCCCGAGCTGCAAGTACTGCCCTTCCGTCACGCCGGAAAGCGGTCGGCGCTCGGGCACGGGATGCGCGCGGCGACGGGCGAGATCCTGGTGCTCTGCGACGCCGACACCAGCTGGCTGCCGGGCCTGCTCGACGCCATCCAGATGCCGTTCGCCGATCCGGCGGTCGGTGGCGTGGGAAGCCAGCAGAACGTCTTCGAGCGAACGGGTTCGATCTGGCGCCGGGTCGCCGACTGGCTCATGAACCTGCGCTACTACAACTACGTCCCTGCGATGGCGCGCAAGGGTGCGGTGTCGTGCTTGTCCGGCCGCACCGTCGCCTACCGCACGTCGGTGGTCAAGCCGGTGATCAAGGACATGGAGAACGAGGACTTCCTCGGCCGGCGCTGCATCAGCGGCGACGACGGACGGCTCACCTGGCTCGTGCTCTCGCAGGGATACCGGTGCACGCACCAGCCTTCCGCCCGGGCCGAAAGCGTGTTCCCGGATGACTTGCGGACGTTCCTCAAGCAGCGGGTGCGCTGGAGCCGCAACAGCTACCGGACGTATCTGACCGCGATCTACAACGGCTGGCTCTGGTCGACGCCTCTGGTCACCAGGGTGACGGTCGCTCAGATCATGCTGACTCCGATCACCATCAGCCTGACGATCTACTTCCTGTTCGCGTATCGGCTGGACTTCTCACACCCGACCACGCAGGCGGTCGTCGGTTCGATCGCGTCCCTGCTCGTCGCCCGCGGCATCCGCGGCTCGTCACATCTCATCCGCCATCCCGGCGAGATCTTGCTGTTGCCGCTCGTGACCGTCGTGGCGATCGTGATCGCGCTGCCGGTCAAGGGCTACGCGATGCTCACCATGAACCGGCAAGGGTGGTTGACCCGCGGCGGCACCGCCCCGACGATCCGACCAGCAACGGCCGTCTGA